A single genomic interval of Chitinophaga sp. 180180018-3 harbors:
- a CDS encoding ribonuclease HII → MLLSYYQELLTEAGCDEAGRGCLAGPVYAAAVILPRQFRHPLLNDSKQLKASERDTLRIVIEKEAVCYAVASVDNIEIDKINILKASFKAMHLALEQLQQQPEFILVDGNRFYTYGNTPHACIIQGDGKYASIAAASILAKTYRDEYMQQLHTSYPQFGWDVNKGYPTKQHRDALREHGETPFHRKSFRLLPEQLELDLESESGS, encoded by the coding sequence TTGCTACTTTCTTATTATCAGGAGTTATTGACAGAAGCCGGCTGTGATGAAGCCGGAAGGGGATGCCTGGCGGGTCCGGTATATGCAGCAGCAGTAATATTGCCCCGGCAGTTCCGTCATCCATTGCTGAATGATTCCAAGCAATTGAAAGCATCAGAACGGGATACATTGCGGATAGTGATTGAAAAAGAGGCTGTTTGCTATGCAGTAGCCAGTGTGGATAATATAGAAATAGACAAGATAAATATACTGAAAGCGTCATTCAAGGCCATGCACCTGGCTTTGGAGCAGTTGCAGCAACAACCTGAATTCATACTGGTAGATGGCAACCGCTTTTATACATATGGGAATACACCTCATGCCTGTATTATTCAGGGCGACGGGAAATATGCGTCTATTGCGGCCGCATCGATCCTGGCAAAAACGTACAGGGATGAATATATGCAACAATTGCACACCTCGTATCCTCAGTTCGGCTGGGATGTGAACAAGGGGTACCCTACGAAACAACATCGTGATGCACTGCGGGAGCACGGTGAAACGCCATTTCACCGGAAATCATTCCGTTTGTTACCGGAGCAACTGGAACTGGATCTCGAATCGGA